In a single window of the Lebetimonas sp. JH292 genome:
- a CDS encoding thiamine phosphate synthase, protein MLTYFITDPKYPLTNIFNSIKKYKPNFVCYRNKKYFDENEIIEFVSFAKKYSTVFINYDDLKNDKLLQYFDGIHFPTSKINLALNYPDKLKIASAHSIEEVKKAKNLGFDYITFSPVFYSKGRKGVGIEKLNEICEIFPNTIALGGIISEKEVKEIEKSKAIGFGGIRYFFH, encoded by the coding sequence ATGCTAACTTATTTTATAACTGATCCCAAATATCCCCTTACAAATATATTTAACTCAATAAAAAAATATAAACCAAATTTTGTGTGTTACAGAAATAAAAAATATTTTGATGAAAATGAAATAATTGAATTTGTCAGTTTTGCCAAAAAATATTCAACTGTTTTTATAAATTATGATGATTTAAAAAATGATAAATTACTTCAATATTTTGACGGTATTCACTTTCCGACTTCTAAGATAAATTTAGCCCTAAATTATCCAGATAAATTAAAAATAGCTTCAGCCCATTCAATAGAAGAAGTAAAAAAAGCCAAAAATCTAGGATTTGATTATATTACTTTCTCTCCTGTATTTTATTCAAAAGGACGCAAAGGTGTAGGAATTGAAAAATTAAATGAAATTTGTGAAATTTTTCCAAACACCATAGCACTCGGCGGAATTATCAGCGAAAAAGAAGTAAAAGAAATTGAAAAATCAAAAGCCATTGGATTTGGTGGCATCAGATATTTTTTTCATTAA
- a CDS encoding prephenate dehydrogenase, whose amino-acid sequence MVCAVVGLGLMGGSFALSSKNYFKKIIGVDHNPLHQKEALTLGLVDEIVEFSDLIKADVIILSVPIRGIISALKELSKMPLKNDVSIIDFGSTKETIIKECPKNIRKNLVASHPMAGTEYSGPNAAIEDLYENKIMVVCDIEDSGKKQKEVAIDLFQYLKMKIKFMKASSHDRHAAFISHMPHIISFSLANAVLNQEEGENIVTLAAGGFKDMSRLAKSNAKMWEDIFRENKSNLLKAIEAFKKELKLAKNLIENSEWDELRIWMENGNKLHKIM is encoded by the coding sequence ATGGTTTGCGCTGTAGTAGGTTTGGGACTAATGGGAGGGAGCTTCGCACTTTCTTCAAAAAATTATTTCAAAAAAATTATAGGAGTTGATCATAATCCCCTTCATCAAAAAGAGGCTTTAACATTGGGCCTTGTGGATGAAATAGTTGAATTTTCTGATTTAATAAAAGCTGACGTTATTATTTTGTCTGTACCGATAAGAGGGATTATTTCGGCATTAAAAGAACTTTCGAAAATGCCGCTTAAAAATGATGTGAGTATTATAGATTTTGGTTCTACCAAAGAGACAATCATAAAAGAGTGTCCAAAAAATATAAGAAAAAATCTGGTTGCTTCCCATCCTATGGCCGGAACGGAGTATTCCGGCCCGAACGCTGCAATAGAAGATTTGTATGAAAATAAAATAATGGTTGTTTGTGATATAGAAGATAGCGGTAAAAAACAAAAAGAAGTGGCAATTGATTTGTTCCAATACTTAAAAATGAAAATAAAGTTTATGAAAGCCTCTTCCCATGACAGACATGCGGCTTTTATTTCCCATATGCCGCATATCATAAGTTTTTCTTTGGCAAATGCGGTTTTAAACCAGGAAGAGGGAGAAAATATTGTTACTCTTGCCGCAGGTGGATTTAAAGATATGAGCAGGCTTGCAAAAAGCAATGCCAAAATGTGGGAAGACATTTTCAGAGAAAATAAAAGCAATCTTTTAAAGGCTATAGAAGCATTTAAAAAAGAGCTGAAACTGGCAAAAAATTTAATAGAAAACAGTGAATGGGACGAGCTCAGAATTTGGATGGAAAATGGAAACAAACTGCATAAGATAATGTAG
- a CDS encoding F0F1 ATP synthase subunit A → MEDRIWLIFGFLGHSQEVQLTVHVLLAAFLSVFVAKLATRNLQIVPNGCQNVMEAVINGMLYVGEDITNKKVARKYLPLAGSLAIFIFMGNLMEIIPGFEPPTGNVNLTLTLALIVFFYYHFEGIKSQGVGHYIAHFAGPVKWLSPLMFPVEVVSHFSRIISLAFRLFGNIKGDDLFLLVLLMLAPWVFPLAGFALMSFSAFLQAFIFMVLTYVYIYGAVTGQEETLE, encoded by the coding sequence ATGGAAGATAGAATTTGGCTGATTTTTGGATTTTTAGGCCATTCTCAGGAAGTTCAGCTAACAGTTCATGTTTTATTGGCGGCTTTTTTATCCGTTTTTGTTGCAAAACTTGCCACAAGAAATCTTCAAATTGTTCCAAACGGATGCCAAAATGTTATGGAAGCTGTAATTAACGGAATGCTATATGTAGGAGAAGATATTACAAACAAAAAAGTTGCAAGAAAATATCTTCCTCTTGCAGGAAGCCTTGCTATTTTTATTTTTATGGGTAACTTAATGGAAATAATCCCCGGATTCGAACCTCCTACCGGAAATGTTAATTTAACGCTTACCTTGGCATTAATCGTATTTTTTTATTATCATTTTGAAGGAATAAAATCTCAGGGAGTGGGACATTATATTGCCCATTTTGCAGGACCTGTAAAATGGCTCTCTCCCCTTATGTTCCCCGTTGAGGTAGTTTCTCATTTTTCAAGAATTATTTCCCTTGCATTCAGGCTTTTTGGTAACATTAAAGGTGACGATTTGTTTTTACTTGTTTTATTGATGTTGGCACCCTGGGTATTTCCTCTCGCAGGATTTGCCTTAATGAGCTTTTCTGCATTCTTACAGGCATTTATTTTTATGGTATTGACTTACGTATATATTTACGGAGCAGTAACAGGTCAGGAAGAAACACTCGAATAG